The Tumebacillus sp. BK434 genome has a segment encoding these proteins:
- the rnhA gene encoding ribonuclease HI: MKEVVIYTDGACSGNPGPGGYGAVLMAGSHHKEISGGEQETTNQRMELLAVIEALKLLKYPCKVDVYSDSAYLINCFKSRWYVNWEKNGWLNSQKQPVANRDLWEELLLLYRTHKVTFFKVKGHSGDKWNERCDELARAAVPK, from the coding sequence ATGAAGGAAGTTGTGATCTACACGGACGGCGCCTGCTCGGGCAATCCGGGGCCGGGCGGGTATGGCGCGGTGCTGATGGCAGGTAGTCATCACAAGGAGATCTCCGGCGGCGAGCAGGAGACGACGAATCAGCGCATGGAGCTGCTGGCGGTGATTGAGGCGCTGAAACTGTTGAAGTATCCGTGCAAGGTGGATGTGTATAGTGACAGCGCGTATCTGATCAATTGCTTCAAGTCGCGCTGGTATGTGAATTGGGAGAAGAACGGCTGGCTGAACTCGCAGAAGCAGCCGGTGGCGAACCGCGATCTGTGGGAAGAGCTGCTGCTGCTGTACCGGACGCACAAGGTGACGTTTTTTAAGGTGAAAGGGCACAGCGGTGACAAGTGGAATGAGCGCTGTGATGAATTGGCGCGGGCAGCCGTTCCGAAGTGA
- a CDS encoding TetR family transcriptional regulator — MSEDVKTRILDAAKRLFADKGFEATSVRQICEEAGANVALVSYHFGGKEKLLFAVLDSAFPGQELYAEIEGIADPVERLRRYVEGFMLWSQQESDVQKILMQEIMLKSDRHHLLGQYPLPFWQRLRDTLAEGREHGLFSFQSLKAAMLQMMGTLLYPKMVPQFVLDLFDPEEVTFEEQIRETQQYILRGLGANTTESERGSG, encoded by the coding sequence ATGAGTGAAGATGTGAAAACACGGATTCTTGATGCGGCGAAGCGCCTTTTTGCAGACAAAGGCTTTGAGGCGACTTCGGTGCGGCAAATATGCGAGGAGGCAGGGGCCAATGTGGCTCTTGTCTCTTATCATTTCGGCGGCAAAGAAAAGCTGTTGTTCGCCGTGCTCGATTCGGCGTTTCCAGGGCAGGAGTTGTATGCGGAGATCGAGGGGATTGCAGACCCGGTCGAGCGGTTGCGCCGCTATGTGGAAGGATTTATGCTATGGTCGCAGCAGGAGAGCGATGTGCAAAAGATCCTGATGCAGGAGATCATGTTAAAGTCGGACCGCCATCATTTGCTCGGGCAGTACCCGCTGCCGTTCTGGCAGCGGCTGCGCGACACGTTGGCCGAGGGACGGGAGCATGGGTTGTTTTCCTTCCAGTCGCTGAAAGCGGCGATGCTGCAGATGATGGGGACGCTGTTGTACCCCAAGATGGTGCCGCAGTTTGTGCTCGATCTGTTTGATCCGGAAGAGGTGACGTTTGAAGAGCAGATTCGCGAGACGCAGCAGTATATATTGCGCGGGCTCGGGGCGAATACTACTGAGAGCGAAAGAGGAAGCGGATGA
- a CDS encoding ABC transporter permease, with protein sequence MSETLRQFFKQKTTIVGLITMLFFQLVFAVVWMNGYDGVTSRMDQLHIGVVSDDHGTGAKIADNLVSSLPFEMETAKSLTEAKDRLNARELQAVIYIPADFSAQLQQQGEKAKIEVLVNESNPAMVKTVGQQVLGEVTKNVNREVTQNGIVTALSQLRLPAEQAQGIAAGVTDRVEGTYTALNPITNFSYQMVPMMVVLASYVGSMLLSMQLTASATIIASRTNRWKRFVARQIINAGAAVGIGLAATGILFLFDVEPMAGFLELSGFLILTLFSFLAFAQMFLFLFGQAGMLFNIIALSLQLATSGTMLPRELLSETFHKVGDFLPATYAVLGNMNLLFGGTGTGGAVAGLLWITLAAYGVTLIGVLIHRDQAVQIQNGQKVVGAHE encoded by the coding sequence ATGAGCGAGACATTGCGACAGTTTTTTAAGCAGAAGACGACGATCGTCGGGTTGATCACGATGCTGTTTTTCCAGTTGGTGTTTGCGGTGGTCTGGATGAACGGTTATGACGGTGTGACGAGCCGGATGGACCAGCTGCACATCGGCGTGGTCAGTGACGACCACGGCACCGGAGCGAAGATCGCTGACAATCTGGTGTCCAGCCTGCCGTTTGAGATGGAAACGGCGAAGAGTCTGACGGAGGCAAAAGACCGGCTCAACGCGCGCGAACTGCAGGCGGTGATCTATATCCCGGCCGATTTTTCGGCGCAGCTGCAACAGCAGGGCGAGAAGGCGAAGATCGAAGTGCTGGTCAACGAGTCCAACCCGGCGATGGTAAAGACTGTGGGGCAGCAGGTGTTGGGGGAAGTGACGAAGAATGTTAATCGTGAGGTTACGCAAAATGGAATTGTGACGGCGCTCAGTCAGCTTCGCCTGCCTGCTGAACAGGCGCAGGGGATTGCGGCGGGCGTGACCGACCGTGTGGAAGGCACATATACGGCGCTCAATCCGATCACGAATTTCTCCTATCAGATGGTGCCGATGATGGTGGTGCTGGCGTCGTACGTCGGCAGCATGCTGTTGTCGATGCAATTGACCGCTTCGGCCACGATCATTGCGAGCCGCACCAACCGCTGGAAGCGTTTTGTGGCCCGTCAGATCATCAATGCGGGGGCAGCGGTGGGGATCGGGCTCGCGGCGACGGGGATCTTGTTCCTGTTTGATGTTGAGCCGATGGCCGGGTTCCTGGAACTGAGCGGTTTTCTGATCTTGACGCTGTTTTCGTTTCTGGCGTTCGCGCAGATGTTTTTGTTCCTGTTTGGTCAGGCCGGGATGCTGTTTAACATCATCGCGCTGTCCTTGCAGTTGGCCACTTCGGGCACGATGCTGCCGCGGGAACTGCTGTCTGAAACGTTTCACAAGGTGGGCGATTTCTTGCCCGCAACGTATGCGGTGCTTGGCAACATGAACTTGCTGTTTGGCGGCACAGGAACGGGCGGCGCTGTCGCCGGGCTGCTCTGGATCACGTTGGCGGCGTATGGCGTCACGTTGATCGGTGTGCTGATTCATCGGGATCAAGCGGTGCAGATTCAGAACGGACAGAAGGTAGTGGGAGCACATGAGTGA
- a CDS encoding aminotransferase class I/II-fold pyridoxal phosphate-dependent enzyme, whose protein sequence is MLKADKLKGLPPYIFARLDERVYKLRESGVRDIVDFGKADPDHSTPEAVVKRLQETAADPENHHYPAFKGSLFFREHVARWYQERFGVTVDPETEVIALLGSKEGLFHISLAYISQGDIGLVPDPSFPAYNDGVFFAGGEVLRLPLTRANGYLPDLDSLDEATRKRAKILFLNYPNNPTGVFAPPEFMERAIRFCREHEILLCYDHAYSEVYYDEHNKPKSLLEYPGGQDVGVEFFTFSKTFNMAGWRLGAAVGNKEVINSLLVVQSHINSGIFAPIQFAGVTALTEVTHSNFPQEQRAEYKRRFDYALGRFKAIGWDVHPPEGTVYLWVPTPEHLNGEEFANLLLDEYHVVVAPGTAFGETGDRYVRLSLTTEYENVVKGIDRICDALQKQVEPPALP, encoded by the coding sequence ATGCTGAAAGCAGACAAGCTCAAAGGCCTGCCCCCCTACATATTTGCCCGCCTCGATGAGCGGGTGTACAAACTGCGCGAGTCGGGCGTCCGCGACATCGTCGATTTTGGCAAAGCCGACCCGGACCACTCCACACCGGAAGCGGTGGTCAAACGCCTGCAGGAGACGGCAGCCGACCCGGAAAATCACCACTACCCGGCCTTTAAAGGCTCGCTGTTTTTCCGCGAACATGTCGCCCGCTGGTACCAGGAGCGCTTCGGCGTCACCGTCGACCCGGAGACAGAAGTGATCGCGCTGCTCGGCTCCAAAGAAGGGCTGTTTCACATCTCGCTCGCCTACATCTCCCAAGGCGACATCGGCCTCGTGCCCGACCCGTCGTTCCCGGCGTACAACGACGGTGTCTTTTTCGCGGGCGGCGAGGTGCTGCGCCTGCCGCTGACCCGGGCAAACGGCTACCTGCCCGACCTCGACAGCCTGGACGAGGCGACCCGCAAGCGGGCGAAAATCCTGTTCCTCAACTACCCGAACAACCCGACCGGCGTGTTTGCACCACCCGAATTTATGGAACGTGCCATCCGTTTCTGCCGGGAGCATGAGATCCTGCTCTGTTACGACCACGCCTACAGCGAAGTGTATTATGACGAACACAACAAGCCGAAAAGTCTGCTCGAATACCCCGGCGGCCAAGACGTCGGCGTCGAATTCTTCACTTTCTCGAAAACATTCAACATGGCTGGCTGGCGCTTGGGCGCCGCGGTCGGCAACAAAGAAGTGATCAATTCCCTGCTCGTCGTGCAAAGCCATATCAACTCCGGCATCTTTGCGCCGATCCAGTTCGCCGGCGTCACCGCCTTGACCGAAGTGACGCATTCGAACTTCCCGCAGGAACAGCGTGCAGAATACAAACGCCGTTTCGACTACGCCTTGGGCAGATTTAAAGCAATCGGCTGGGACGTGCATCCGCCCGAAGGCACCGTCTATCTTTGGGTGCCGACGCCAGAGCATCTCAACGGCGAAGAGTTCGCCAACCTGTTGCTCGACGAGTACCATGTCGTCGTCGCACCAGGCACCGCATTTGGCGAAACGGGCGACCGCTACGTGCGGCTGTCGCTGACCACCGAGTACGAAAACGTGGTCAAAGGCATCGACCGCATCTGCGACGCTTTACAGAAACAAGTCGAGCCTCCAGCGCTTCCCTGA
- a CDS encoding phage holin, LLH family — MESTGVHIAVRDILLVGMELGLFVFLVVLHRWKLKAARYYRAKTSVRQREWLSLIGQEAFHYAERVFTHYDGPAKLNEAVKYVLERSDRQGLQVTYPEIRAVIEKAWAETK, encoded by the coding sequence GTGGAATCAACAGGCGTACACATCGCTGTACGAGACATCCTGCTTGTGGGGATGGAACTGGGTCTGTTCGTCTTTCTCGTGGTACTGCATCGGTGGAAATTAAAAGCGGCCCGCTACTATCGCGCCAAGACGTCCGTCCGCCAGCGCGAATGGCTGAGCCTGATCGGGCAAGAGGCGTTTCATTACGCTGAGCGCGTGTTTACGCACTATGACGGCCCGGCCAAGCTGAATGAAGCGGTGAAATATGTGCTGGAGCGAAGCGACCGGCAGGGATTGCAGGTGACCTATCCGGAGATCCGTGCGGTGATTGAGAAGGCATGGGCGGAAACGAAATAA
- a CDS encoding N-acetylmuramoyl-L-alanine amidase, which translates to MPRIVLDPGHGGRDPGAVGQRLKEKDVNLKVCLYLRDALVRAGIQVLMTRDKDTERVPGVTSTVDLKARAMLANTNSADLYVSWHYDASADENVHGVSVWIHPSQKDKSAYHKADLLCHHISAATGQKHRGVYLGDFQVLRDTMMDALLVEGGFITNSLEEARMDDDRFLQQQAEAAAEALCKIFDYRYIAPTANASTALRREPLVTVKVNGASLVQHGRLIEGKTYVPVRELAELLGCAINWDNETHTVSLTRGE; encoded by the coding sequence ATGCCAAGAATTGTGCTCGACCCGGGCCACGGCGGCCGCGACCCCGGCGCTGTCGGCCAGCGGCTGAAAGAGAAAGATGTCAATCTCAAGGTCTGTCTGTACTTGCGCGACGCGCTGGTGCGGGCCGGAATTCAGGTGCTGATGACTCGCGACAAAGACACGGAACGGGTGCCGGGCGTGACCTCGACGGTCGATCTGAAGGCGCGGGCGATGCTCGCCAACACCAACTCGGCCGACCTCTACGTCTCGTGGCACTACGATGCCAGCGCGGACGAAAACGTGCACGGCGTGTCGGTGTGGATCCACCCGTCGCAAAAGGACAAGAGCGCTTATCACAAAGCAGACCTGCTCTGCCACCACATCTCAGCGGCGACCGGACAGAAGCACCGCGGTGTGTACCTCGGCGATTTTCAAGTGCTGCGCGACACGATGATGGACGCGCTGTTGGTCGAAGGCGGGTTCATCACGAACAGCCTGGAAGAGGCGCGGATGGATGATGACCGCTTCTTGCAGCAGCAGGCGGAAGCGGCGGCCGAAGCGCTGTGTAAGATATTTGACTACCGCTACATCGCGCCGACTGCGAACGCTTCGACTGCGCTGCGCCGCGAACCCCTTGTGACGGTGAAAGTCAACGGGGCTTCGCTTGTACAGCATGGTCGATTGATCGAAGGCAAGACGTATGTTCCGGTGCGCGAGCTGGCGGAGCTGCTCGGCTGCGCGATCAACTGGGACAATGAAACGCACACAGTAAGCTTGACAAGGGGGGAGTGA